Proteins from a genomic interval of Candidatus Thermoplasmatota archaeon:
- a CDS encoding DEAD/DEAH box helicase family protein, whose amino-acid sequence MDDEPFHFWFCQREAIETLIYVYEVMKKKNFIDMARDFGAGPIRGYDPSYDQYPLYAFKMATGSGKTFVMALIIVWSYLNWLKENKDDYTSKFLIIAGEKNVIYERLTRDFKGGEIFKKWKFIPPEWKEDFNIKVILKEDPIHVIPDAVIF is encoded by the coding sequence GTGGACGATGAGCCATTTCATTTCTGGTTCTGTCAAAGAGAAGCAATTGAAACACTTATCTATGTTTATGAAGTGATGAAAAAGAAAAATTTCATAGATATGGCGAGAGATTTTGGAGCAGGTCCAATAAGGGGCTATGATCCTTCTTACGACCAATATCCACTTTATGCCTTTAAGATGGCTACTGGCTCTGGTAAAACCTTTGTAATGGCTTTGATTATAGTTTGGTCATACCTTAATTGGCTAAAAGAAAACAAAGATGATTATACATCTAAGTTTTTAATTATTGCTGGAGAAAAAAATGTTATTTATGAAAGACTTACCAGGGATTTTAAGGGGGGTGAGATTTTTAAAAAATGGAAATTTATACCTCCGGAGTGGAAAGAAGACTTTAACATAAAAGTAATCTTGAAAGAGGATCCAATTCACGTAATCCCTGATGCAGTAATATTC